In Terriglobus sp. TAA 43, a single window of DNA contains:
- a CDS encoding glycosyltransferase family 39 protein: protein MTAASETRFSRTLLVVLLILTAASALAWGHYRPPDQDEWFVFQTDTVSSISKLVEVQRHYPISLDPLFYHLLGHASTSLFGATAFAIRLPSLLGFLLMQICLYAVAKRIAGNFTGLVAAAVPAITTTLFYAQQARPYGVLLGLGALLLLAYQHSTRDTRRTYWLIALAASLALALNTHYFAILLLLPLYTAELVRIMQRRRIDWPMIFAIVVGSAGALLTLPFQKGAGEFRKHYYNVGKIGLHAITQSYRALFINYTTYSLRTQHILIALLVVAVLIFVGALLVRFRANDPNVPLAEKAFLLVLAILPFFGFLLARFVTHSIEVRYILPAILGLSVLIAVAVTPLGRNAFRARALVGIVLVLVVGAGFSRAANARLQRPTREMLTIAHAAEQPGPIYIQNMGHFDELGNAIADPTVRSRIAVVYSSPLEIALAHHDTQSLTAEHMRYFTGYHVERYEDLRSQPGPHLMILYRAGGWDWLGAALLQDHVTITPLGPALGGELVSVTFAQSSQP, encoded by the coding sequence ATGACAGCAGCGTCTGAGACCCGATTCAGCCGCACCCTGCTAGTTGTTCTTCTCATCCTTACGGCGGCCAGCGCGCTCGCCTGGGGTCACTATCGTCCGCCTGATCAGGATGAATGGTTCGTCTTTCAGACGGACACAGTCTCTTCCATCAGCAAGCTTGTCGAAGTCCAGCGACATTACCCCATCTCGCTGGACCCGCTCTTCTACCACCTGCTGGGTCACGCATCGACGTCGCTCTTTGGCGCAACAGCGTTTGCTATCCGCCTGCCTTCGTTGCTTGGTTTTTTGCTGATGCAGATTTGCCTGTATGCCGTAGCGAAACGCATCGCGGGAAACTTCACAGGACTCGTTGCTGCGGCTGTCCCTGCAATTACTACAACGCTCTTTTACGCACAGCAAGCGCGACCTTACGGTGTTCTCCTTGGCCTCGGCGCTTTGTTGCTACTCGCCTACCAGCACAGCACACGCGATACGCGGCGGACCTATTGGTTGATTGCCCTTGCTGCATCACTGGCACTTGCGTTGAATACGCATTATTTCGCGATCCTGCTTCTGCTGCCGCTGTATACGGCTGAACTCGTACGCATCATGCAGCGTCGTCGTATTGACTGGCCCATGATCTTCGCCATTGTGGTCGGCTCTGCAGGGGCTTTGCTTACGTTGCCGTTTCAAAAGGGCGCAGGAGAATTTCGGAAGCACTACTACAACGTGGGCAAGATTGGGCTACATGCCATCACGCAGTCGTACCGTGCACTCTTCATCAATTACACGACGTATTCGTTGCGGACGCAGCACATCCTCATCGCGCTGCTCGTGGTAGCGGTGCTAATTTTTGTTGGCGCGCTCCTGGTGCGTTTTCGCGCGAACGATCCGAACGTGCCGCTGGCGGAGAAGGCATTCCTTCTGGTGCTTGCGATACTTCCCTTCTTCGGTTTTCTGCTGGCACGCTTCGTGACGCATTCCATTGAGGTGCGTTACATTCTGCCAGCAATACTGGGACTTTCCGTTCTCATTGCAGTTGCGGTCACACCGCTCGGGCGCAATGCATTTCGTGCGCGTGCTCTGGTTGGAATCGTGTTGGTGCTGGTTGTCGGCGCGGGTTTTTCACGTGCAGCAAATGCGCGGCTGCAAAGACCGACGCGTGAGATGTTGACGATTGCACACGCGGCGGAGCAGCCCGGGCCGATCTACATTCAGAACATGGGCCATTTCGATGAGTTGGGAAATGCTATCGCGGATCCCACGGTGCGCAGTCGCATTGCTGTCGTCTACTCTTCGCCGCTTGAGATTGCACTCGCGCATCACGATACGCAGTCGCTGACCGCGGAACATATGCGGTATTTCACCGGCTACCATGTCGAACGATACGAAGATCTCCGCAGCCAACCCGGTCCTCATTTGATGATTCTGTATCGCGCTGGCGGATGGGATTGGCTGGGTGCAGCATTGCTACAGGACCATGTCACAATCACACCGCTAGGTCCCGCATTGGGAGGCGAGCTCGTTTCCGTCACCTTCGCTCAGAGCTCTCAACCTTGA
- a CDS encoding UbiA prenyltransferase family protein — MNDALKPTVSLGERVRAHIAIARLDHSIKNLFVLPGVIVPLSSYPALLDRDLIVRLVLAFFSITLVACSNYVINEVLDAPFDRLHPTKKNRPAARGLVNIPVAYIQWLCMMLVGLAIGWFFIGKMFTLVALILWIMGCLYNFPPVRTKDKPYVDVLTESVNNPLRMLLGWYAVTSVLVPPVSLLVAYWMIGCYFMALKRFSELNEIGDRAVAGSYRKSFQHYTPERLLVSVLFYASTAMLFLGAFIIRYRMELILGFPLVAFTMAIYLQIAFKPQSAVQNPEKLYREPLLMASFVATSLVMAILLFIRMPRLEEFFNPTLPSSPAVTAPVPQAQLRNDMGFNGEVA, encoded by the coding sequence ATGAATGACGCCTTGAAACCGACCGTGTCCCTTGGAGAGCGCGTGCGCGCTCACATCGCTATTGCGCGGTTGGATCACTCCATCAAAAACCTTTTCGTCCTTCCGGGCGTGATTGTCCCCCTCAGCTCATACCCCGCGCTGCTCGATCGCGACCTTATTGTTCGGTTGGTGCTGGCGTTCTTTTCCATCACATTGGTGGCGTGCAGCAACTACGTCATCAATGAAGTGCTGGATGCGCCTTTTGACCGTCTGCACCCCACTAAAAAGAACCGTCCGGCAGCGCGCGGCCTGGTGAACATCCCCGTAGCCTATATTCAGTGGCTCTGCATGATGCTGGTGGGACTGGCCATTGGCTGGTTCTTCATCGGCAAAATGTTCACCCTGGTGGCACTGATCCTGTGGATCATGGGCTGCCTGTACAACTTCCCGCCGGTTCGCACCAAAGACAAGCCTTACGTGGACGTGCTGACCGAGTCGGTGAACAATCCTCTGCGTATGTTGTTGGGCTGGTATGCAGTGACGTCCGTGCTGGTGCCGCCGGTTTCGCTGCTCGTCGCATACTGGATGATCGGCTGCTACTTCATGGCGCTGAAGCGGTTCAGCGAGCTCAACGAGATCGGCGACCGCGCAGTGGCTGGATCGTATCGCAAGAGCTTCCAGCACTACACACCGGAACGCCTGCTGGTGTCGGTGTTGTTCTATGCGTCGACTGCCATGCTCTTCCTGGGTGCGTTCATCATCCGTTACCGCATGGAATTGATACTTGGCTTCCCGCTGGTGGCCTTCACCATGGCCATCTATCTGCAGATTGCGTTCAAGCCGCAGTCGGCCGTGCAAAATCCGGAAAAGCTGTACCGTGAACCGTTGCTGATGGCGTCGTTCGTTGCCACGTCGCTGGTGATGGCGATTCTGCTCTTCATCCGCATGCCGCGGCTTGAGGAATTCTTCAATCCCACGCTTCCCTCTTCGCCTGCGGTGACCGCACCCGTTCCCCAGGCGCAGTTGCGAAATGATATGGGCTTCAACGGCGAGGTGGCATGA
- a CDS encoding thioredoxin domain-containing protein encodes MSMFPRTTRLSAILLLAASTILSSGCRAQAGADAMKMSPELTRRIALLIRTKAQLPFTYEVKVNDRHPSPVSGYDQITVSIGEYGKPLKPMAFLISKDNQSLAQMNTFDLSKDPATLTSDAGRPARGGSEKAPVKIVVYDDLECPFCARMHAQMFPAITNRYGNNVRIVYKDFPLTQIHPWGLHAAVNADCLADQSDKAYWNYVDDMHSHLDTIGIDPDAKTKDNNKTLPVALKQLDRAALDEGAKQKLDMKRLNACVEKQDETAVKAYMKEGEGLSVNGVPALFINGEMITGAVPIEFVYRAVDDALLAQGVTPPPAVPLPSLDAPAASTESPAAK; translated from the coding sequence ATGTCGATGTTCCCTCGCACTACGCGTCTTTCCGCAATTCTTCTGCTGGCTGCCAGCACCATTCTTAGCAGCGGTTGCCGTGCCCAAGCGGGCGCGGATGCCATGAAGATGTCACCGGAATTAACGCGTCGCATCGCTCTGCTCATCCGCACGAAGGCACAGTTGCCCTTTACTTATGAAGTGAAGGTGAACGATCGCCACCCGAGCCCCGTTTCCGGCTACGACCAGATCACGGTGTCCATTGGCGAATATGGCAAGCCCCTCAAGCCCATGGCCTTCCTCATCAGCAAAGACAATCAGTCGCTGGCGCAGATGAACACGTTCGACCTGTCGAAAGATCCCGCGACCCTGACCAGCGATGCAGGCCGTCCTGCACGCGGCGGCAGCGAAAAAGCTCCAGTCAAGATCGTGGTCTATGACGATCTGGAATGCCCTTTCTGCGCGCGCATGCATGCACAGATGTTTCCGGCCATCACGAATCGGTATGGCAACAACGTCCGCATCGTATATAAGGACTTCCCTCTAACCCAGATTCATCCCTGGGGCTTGCACGCCGCAGTAAACGCCGACTGCCTGGCAGACCAGAGCGACAAAGCCTACTGGAACTACGTGGATGACATGCACAGCCATCTGGATACGATCGGCATTGATCCCGACGCAAAGACCAAGGACAACAACAAGACGCTGCCCGTGGCTCTGAAGCAACTGGACCGCGCCGCGCTGGATGAAGGGGCAAAGCAGAAGCTGGACATGAAACGCCTGAATGCCTGCGTGGAGAAGCAGGATGAAACCGCTGTGAAGGCCTATATGAAGGAAGGCGAGGGCCTGAGTGTCAACGGCGTTCCAGCCCTGTTCATCAATGGCGAAATGATCACCGGCGCGGTGCCAATCGAGTTTGTCTATCGTGCCGTGGATGACGCCCTGCTGGCTCAGGGAGTCACGCCTCCACCGGCAGTTCCACTACCTTCGCTGGACGCTCCCGCGGCCTCCACCGAATCTCCGGCGGCTAAATAA
- a CDS encoding SurA N-terminal domain-containing protein — protein MFRESAQLLPQSCAPGAKALPLHRMLLKTAHRATWVFSALSLFTVVATVGCKKEHGADVVASVNGHAIMRSELDRTYDDQERGKQDQQPITEEQAKSDKLTILRTLIDAEITEQRAAKMNLTATNEEVDAKLTEMKSHYTEEQFNQMLKESGRSLDEVRRDLRKQLTLEKLFNKEINSKINVTDGEVSSFYNSHKADYNLIENKIHLAQVMVSSQPLPQGSASPNLQGSKANNDVDARKKIATLKAQLDSGADFSAVAANYSEDAQTASNGGDMGFVPESQLRQDPQIWNAVSQLKAGENTPILPITRPGSKEPVGYWIIHLVSREAAGQRDLNNPAVQQSIRDQIRNTRSQLLRSAYIEMLRDQAKVENYYAEDIFKAGSGA, from the coding sequence ATGTTTCGTGAATCTGCACAGCTTCTGCCGCAATCGTGCGCTCCGGGCGCGAAGGCGTTACCATTGCACCGGATGCTTCTAAAGACCGCACATCGCGCCACCTGGGTATTTTCTGCCCTCAGTCTTTTCACCGTTGTTGCCACCGTAGGGTGTAAGAAGGAACACGGAGCGGACGTGGTCGCCAGCGTGAATGGCCATGCCATCATGCGTTCTGAGCTGGACCGCACCTACGACGATCAGGAGCGCGGCAAGCAGGACCAGCAGCCCATCACGGAAGAACAGGCAAAGAGCGACAAGCTGACCATCCTCCGCACGCTCATCGATGCGGAGATTACCGAACAGCGCGCTGCCAAGATGAACCTGACGGCCACTAATGAAGAAGTGGACGCCAAGTTGACGGAGATGAAGAGCCACTACACCGAAGAGCAGTTCAACCAGATGCTCAAGGAAAGTGGTCGGTCGCTGGATGAGGTTCGCCGCGACCTGCGTAAGCAGTTGACGCTGGAAAAGCTGTTCAATAAAGAGATCAACAGCAAAATCAATGTGACCGACGGCGAAGTTTCCAGCTTTTACAACTCGCACAAAGCGGACTACAACCTGATTGAAAACAAGATTCATCTGGCGCAAGTGATGGTATCGAGCCAGCCTCTGCCACAGGGTTCGGCTTCGCCTAACCTGCAGGGTAGCAAGGCAAACAACGATGTTGATGCGCGCAAGAAGATTGCCACTCTGAAGGCGCAACTGGATAGTGGTGCGGACTTCAGTGCGGTTGCAGCGAACTACTCCGAGGATGCGCAGACGGCTTCGAATGGCGGGGACATGGGCTTCGTTCCTGAATCCCAACTACGGCAGGATCCGCAGATCTGGAACGCTGTGAGCCAATTGAAGGCTGGTGAGAACACGCCTATCCTGCCAATTACTCGTCCCGGATCAAAAGAACCGGTTGGGTATTGGATCATCCATCTGGTAAGCCGCGAAGCAGCAGGGCAGCGCGATCTTAACAATCCTGCGGTTCAACAGAGCATTCGCGATCAGATTCGCAACACCCGTAGCCAGCTACTGCGCAGCGCTTACATCGAAATGTTGCGCGATCAGGCGAAGGTGGAGAACTATTACGCGGAAGACATCTTCAAAGCAGGTTCAGGCGCTTAG
- a CDS encoding helix-hairpin-helix domain-containing protein, which produces MKHAKPVLLSLTFGLPLLVWGVSLGNAVSAQSAADQMPAGPGKDITVATCTKCHSITNITGQHKDRDGWTATITKMVGYGATGSDEDFQAILDYVTKNYGLDSAGAAAPAAAAAHKIAVNTEPATQLVTDLGLTDDESKALVAYRDKNGNFKTIDDLKKVPGIDAAKFDAHAADLQF; this is translated from the coding sequence ATGAAGCATGCAAAGCCGGTACTACTTAGCTTGACGTTTGGCCTTCCGCTGCTGGTCTGGGGCGTTTCTCTGGGCAACGCGGTTTCCGCTCAGTCTGCGGCAGACCAGATGCCCGCCGGTCCCGGTAAAGACATTACCGTGGCCACCTGCACCAAGTGCCACTCCATCACCAACATCACCGGCCAGCACAAGGACCGCGATGGATGGACCGCTACCATCACCAAGATGGTGGGCTACGGTGCTACCGGCTCCGATGAAGATTTTCAGGCCATTCTGGACTACGTCACGAAGAACTACGGTCTGGATAGCGCTGGCGCGGCCGCACCCGCTGCTGCTGCAGCACACAAGATTGCTGTGAACACAGAACCGGCAACCCAGCTTGTTACAGATCTGGGACTGACCGACGACGAGTCGAAGGCACTCGTGGCCTATCGCGATAAGAACGGTAACTTCAAAACGATTGATGATCTGAAGAAAGTGCCGGGCATCGATGCCGCGAAGTTCGATGCGCACGCTGCCGATCTGCAGTTTTAA
- a CDS encoding LacI family DNA-binding transcriptional regulator, with the protein MAPTQKELAKLAGVSAGTVSNVVNGVPGVSEAARQRVLAAIRELNYQPNLIARSLRTNRTHTLGIVVPDITVPFYPHIIRGAESAAREAGYFLMVLDSENDQEREGAMLELLRSQRSEGTLLVAAGGHGWTKEQATAVTAQAPLVCLDRLPEGLAVDSVCVDDARAAAMAVSHLVERGHREIAVITGPPTLRNEQARLRGYRTAMQHHGLQVRERLVWQAGFQQGEIARVCQEGLLGSRERPTAIFATNGVTGLGMLKALYALGLETPRDVAVVCFDELNGEDFFRPGITTIVQPATDIGARAVQVLLRRIRNSGEAPLPLETVRLPATLVVRESSSEPHAERGTARPRSKKRG; encoded by the coding sequence ATGGCACCTACGCAAAAAGAGCTGGCTAAGCTGGCAGGCGTCTCCGCCGGAACGGTTTCGAATGTTGTCAACGGCGTCCCGGGCGTCAGTGAAGCAGCGCGCCAGCGCGTGCTTGCGGCCATCCGTGAACTGAACTATCAGCCGAACCTGATCGCACGCAGCCTCCGCACCAATCGAACGCATACCCTCGGCATTGTTGTGCCGGACATCACTGTGCCGTTCTATCCGCACATTATTCGCGGCGCCGAATCCGCTGCGCGTGAAGCGGGTTACTTCCTGATGGTGCTCGATAGTGAAAACGATCAGGAACGCGAAGGCGCCATGCTGGAACTGCTGCGTTCACAGCGTAGCGAAGGCACCCTGCTGGTAGCCGCGGGTGGCCACGGTTGGACAAAGGAACAGGCCACAGCTGTGACCGCACAGGCACCGCTGGTCTGTCTTGATCGTCTGCCGGAAGGGTTGGCTGTAGATTCCGTCTGCGTAGACGATGCGCGCGCGGCGGCCATGGCCGTCTCGCATCTGGTGGAGCGTGGACATCGTGAGATCGCCGTCATCACCGGCCCACCCACGCTGCGCAACGAACAGGCGCGCCTTCGCGGCTACCGCACCGCCATGCAGCACCATGGTCTTCAGGTTCGCGAACGTCTCGTCTGGCAGGCCGGTTTCCAGCAGGGTGAAATCGCGCGCGTCTGTCAGGAAGGCCTGCTCGGATCTCGGGAACGTCCTACCGCCATCTTCGCCACCAACGGCGTCACCGGGCTGGGTATGTTGAAGGCGCTGTATGCGCTGGGGCTGGAAACACCGCGTGATGTGGCAGTGGTTTGTTTTGATGAACTCAACGGCGAGGACTTTTTTCGTCCCGGCATCACCACCATTGTTCAGCCCGCAACAGATATCGGCGCACGCGCCGTCCAGGTTCTTTTGCGTCGCATTCGCAATAGCGGCGAAGCCCCGTTGCCGTTGGAAACAGTTCGCCTGCCAGCGACGCTGGTGGTGCGAGAATCCAGCAGCGAACCCCATGCAGAGCGCGGAACGGCGCGTCCCCGTAGCAAAAAGCGCGGATAA
- a CDS encoding rhamnulokinase family protein: protein MTPTDTRALVAIDLGAESCRVSLLRWTANGPQSTLVHRFLNNAVETSEGLRWDITNIEAGLIEGLKKCADIATEGIRSIAVDGWAVDYARLDENGAAIGDPYCYRDVRNIASERAVHEILPASQMRVLTAIGIMRINTLYQLYADKMAGLPQTRWLHLPEYILHRLGGQAVSEYTNATHTQLIDLHRGEWATGIFEKLDLDPEMASPIVPPGTIVGKLAGPLASLPAFRDTQLIAPCCHDTASAIAGIPDAAEDWAYISSGTWSLVGTLLKEPNNSQPARDENLTNFGGAGGRILFHKNVNGMWLLRNCLDAWRAAGRDWSFEQLLPLAEALGKPQYLIDVDAPDLLLPGDMPARINRQLEENGHPTLSPYPEDAPGMTALILHSLAFRYAEVLDAIASITGKKLKKVYIVGGGSRNEVLNRLTAQATGLEVVRGAVESSTLGNFAVQMAALENSADAQSIAEWASALRTAF from the coding sequence GTGACACCCACCGACACACGCGCACTCGTCGCCATCGACCTTGGAGCGGAAAGCTGCCGCGTCTCGCTGCTGCGCTGGACCGCGAATGGCCCGCAGAGCACACTGGTGCATCGTTTCCTGAATAACGCGGTGGAAACTTCAGAAGGGCTCCGCTGGGACATTACAAACATTGAAGCTGGCCTTATCGAAGGCCTGAAGAAGTGCGCAGACATTGCCACGGAAGGCATCCGTTCCATCGCCGTCGATGGCTGGGCAGTAGACTATGCTCGCCTCGACGAAAACGGCGCGGCCATTGGCGATCCGTACTGCTATCGCGATGTGCGCAATATTGCCAGCGAGAGAGCTGTTCACGAGATTCTCCCCGCGTCGCAGATGCGCGTGCTCACTGCCATCGGCATCATGCGTATCAATACGCTCTACCAGCTTTACGCGGACAAGATGGCGGGCTTGCCGCAGACACGATGGCTGCATCTTCCTGAGTACATTCTCCATCGGTTGGGTGGTCAGGCGGTCAGCGAATACACCAATGCCACGCATACGCAGCTCATTGATCTGCACCGTGGCGAATGGGCCACTGGCATCTTTGAAAAGCTCGATCTTGATCCTGAGATGGCTTCGCCCATCGTGCCGCCAGGAACCATCGTAGGCAAACTTGCCGGGCCGCTTGCATCGCTGCCTGCATTCCGCGATACGCAACTGATCGCGCCCTGCTGCCATGACACAGCGTCGGCCATCGCAGGCATTCCCGACGCTGCAGAGGATTGGGCCTACATCTCCAGCGGTACGTGGTCGCTGGTGGGAACGTTGTTGAAAGAGCCGAACAACTCGCAACCCGCACGCGACGAAAACCTGACCAACTTTGGTGGCGCGGGTGGACGGATCCTCTTCCACAAGAACGTGAACGGCATGTGGTTGCTGCGCAACTGCCTGGACGCGTGGCGTGCCGCCGGACGTGACTGGAGCTTTGAACAATTGCTGCCGCTGGCCGAAGCATTGGGCAAACCGCAATACCTCATCGATGTGGACGCGCCAGACCTTCTGCTGCCCGGCGACATGCCCGCGCGCATCAACCGGCAGCTTGAAGAGAACGGCCATCCCACACTTTCGCCTTATCCCGAAGATGCACCGGGGATGACCGCGCTCATCCTGCACAGTCTCGCCTTCCGCTATGCAGAAGTACTGGATGCCATCGCATCCATCACCGGCAAGAAGCTGAAGAAGGTCTACATCGTGGGCGGAGGCAGCCGCAATGAAGTGCTGAACCGCCTAACGGCGCAGGCGACCGGACTGGAAGTTGTCCGCGGCGCCGTGGAGTCGTCCACGCTGGGCAATTTCGCCGTGCAGATGGCCGCATTGGAAAACTCCGCCGACGCACAAAGCATTGCGGAATGGGCGTCTGCACTGCGGACAGCCTTCTAA
- a CDS encoding bifunctional rhamnulose-1-phosphate aldolase/short-chain dehydrogenase yields MESTAKLKFLEDRWDDAVASKLDPAELLRYRSNLLGSDLRLTNFGGGNTSSKLDEIDPLTGDTVKVLWVKGSGGDLGSIKRAGFATLYLDKLLALVKRYRGVELEDEMVAMYPLCTFNNNPTPASIDTPLHGYLPFPHVDHLHPDWGIALAASANGKDKMEQFNAEFGHKIVWVPWQRPGFELGMMLVKAVADNPGCDGIVLGGHGLFTWGETQRESYLNTVTIIDQIGQFIEAHNLKKGAPAFGGAKHTNHAEREALAAQLMPIIRGGVSQKQRLIGTFSDKEDVLEFVNSEFAKKLAHLGTSCPDHFIRTKIRPMYVEWDVKGGDVEGLKKAIASTLETYRKEYAQYYSNHALPESPKMRDPNPTVVLIPGVGMFSFGKNKAESRITGEFYTNAIHVMGGAGQLGEGKCPPVLPQSGPAADTSAFATEENYVALPPSEAFRIEYWALEEAKIQRQPPEKELSRRIVMVVGGASGIGRETVLLAAQRGAHIVVADLTQEGADKVAAEAQAIAGKEAAIGVTIDIRNREKIREALNKAVAAFGGLDILVNTAAIFPSSPTGAISDAQWGTTLEINVTANWLLGDEANKVFKAQGLQGSSIVLTSSANAVVPKKGSEVYDISKAALSHLVRELAITFSPDVRVNGISPATVVKGSTMFPRDRVKASLAKYNIAFEENDSDDDLRNKLAEFYARRTLTHVPIDPKDNAEAILFIGGPKAPVTSGHLIPVDGGLPEAFLR; encoded by the coding sequence ATGGAAAGCACTGCAAAGCTGAAGTTTCTGGAAGACCGCTGGGACGACGCCGTTGCGTCAAAGCTCGATCCTGCGGAACTGCTCCGTTATCGCTCGAACCTGCTCGGCTCGGACCTGCGCTTGACCAACTTTGGCGGCGGCAACACCTCCTCGAAGCTCGATGAGATCGATCCGCTCACCGGCGACACGGTGAAGGTGCTGTGGGTGAAGGGTTCCGGCGGCGACCTGGGTTCCATCAAGCGCGCGGGCTTTGCCACGCTGTACCTCGACAAGCTGCTGGCGCTGGTGAAGCGCTACCGCGGCGTGGAGCTTGAGGATGAGATGGTGGCCATGTACCCCCTCTGCACCTTCAACAACAACCCCACACCCGCGTCCATCGACACGCCGCTGCACGGCTATCTGCCCTTCCCGCATGTTGACCATCTGCACCCCGACTGGGGTATTGCCCTGGCTGCGTCGGCCAACGGCAAGGACAAGATGGAGCAGTTCAACGCAGAGTTCGGCCACAAGATCGTGTGGGTTCCCTGGCAGCGGCCGGGCTTTGAACTGGGCATGATGCTGGTGAAGGCAGTCGCTGACAATCCCGGCTGCGACGGCATCGTTCTGGGCGGGCACGGCTTGTTCACGTGGGGCGAAACGCAGCGTGAGAGCTATCTGAACACCGTCACCATCATCGACCAGATCGGTCAGTTCATTGAAGCGCACAACCTGAAGAAGGGCGCACCGGCATTCGGTGGAGCGAAGCATACAAACCACGCCGAGCGCGAGGCTCTGGCAGCGCAGTTGATGCCGATCATCCGTGGTGGCGTCTCGCAGAAGCAGCGCCTCATCGGCACCTTCAGCGACAAGGAAGATGTGCTGGAGTTTGTGAACTCCGAGTTCGCAAAGAAGCTGGCGCACCTGGGCACCTCCTGCCCGGACCACTTCATCCGCACCAAGATTCGCCCCATGTACGTCGAGTGGGACGTGAAGGGCGGCGACGTGGAGGGTCTGAAGAAGGCCATCGCTTCCACTCTGGAAACGTATCGCAAGGAGTACGCGCAGTATTACTCCAACCATGCTCTGCCTGAGTCGCCCAAGATGCGCGATCCCAACCCGACGGTAGTTCTGATTCCCGGCGTGGGCATGTTTAGCTTCGGCAAGAACAAGGCAGAAAGCCGCATCACGGGCGAGTTCTATACCAACGCCATCCACGTGATGGGCGGCGCAGGCCAACTGGGCGAAGGCAAGTGCCCGCCGGTGCTGCCGCAGTCTGGTCCTGCTGCGGACACGTCGGCGTTCGCAACGGAAGAGAACTACGTTGCACTGCCGCCCAGCGAAGCTTTCCGCATCGAATACTGGGCGTTGGAAGAAGCCAAGATTCAGCGTCAGCCACCCGAGAAGGAACTCAGCCGTCGCATCGTGATGGTTGTCGGTGGGGCTTCGGGCATCGGTCGCGAGACGGTTCTGCTTGCAGCACAACGTGGAGCACACATCGTCGTTGCCGACCTCACGCAGGAAGGCGCAGACAAGGTTGCTGCGGAGGCGCAGGCGATTGCTGGCAAGGAAGCGGCCATTGGTGTCACCATCGACATCCGCAACCGCGAGAAGATTCGTGAAGCGCTGAACAAGGCGGTTGCAGCTTTCGGTGGTCTCGACATCCTGGTGAACACCGCGGCTATCTTCCCGTCGTCACCCACGGGCGCTATCAGCGACGCGCAATGGGGCACCACGCTTGAGATCAACGTGACGGCCAACTGGCTGCTGGGCGATGAAGCGAACAAGGTCTTCAAGGCACAGGGTCTGCAGGGTTCGTCCATCGTGCTCACCAGCTCGGCCAACGCCGTCGTACCGAAGAAGGGAAGCGAGGTCTACGACATCTCCAAGGCGGCGCTCAGCCACTTGGTACGTGAACTTGCCATCACCTTCTCGCCTGACGTGCGTGTGAACGGCATCAGCCCGGCGACGGTTGTGAAGGGGTCGACGATGTTCCCACGTGACCGCGTGAAGGCTTCGCTTGCCAAGTACAACATCGCCTTTGAAGAGAACGATAGCGATGACGACCTGCGCAACAAGCTGGCGGAGTTCTACGCACGTCGTACGCTGACGCATGTCCCCATTGATCCGAAGGACAACGCAGAGGCAATCCTCTTCATCGGCGGCCCCAAGGCTCCGGTGACCAGCGGCCACCTCATCCCTGTGGATGGCGGGCTGCCGGAAGCCTTCCTTCGTTAG